The following coding sequences lie in one Apium graveolens cultivar Ventura chromosome 3, ASM990537v1, whole genome shotgun sequence genomic window:
- the LOC141713097 gene encoding peptidyl-prolyl cis-trans isomerase CYP26-2, chloroplastic, which yields MHSTAKCLLNSPATPPNHQIQALPTTCPPCPPCLVKNSPKLSRRELAICTKSSLLLVLCSQAHQQFQLPKARAEEENASTNETNAAALLESDSSDNGTNVEETPPTIESDDSDIPTTVEENQESPTTAESTDATTQEADSVSNVVSGDGCSDRKIKKRAFFDVSVNGEPIGRIVIGLYDNNAPITTGRFSKIISGAAGISYRRKEFVKILPNYVQHGGIRSYGVDAELAQKTGSSLSNDRLIAELEKANQSCPGTKNVAKSVSIIVRDPLKPPPKTKLVARNGKLVVDEEEIGRDPNGTEFVISTKDSPELDASALVVGRVLEGMEVVEKIGQVKTVQENTTSPYFRTAKLIGDKRAVVAERGFNRPYSKVIVTNCGLME from the exons ATGCACTCTACTGCAAAATGCCTACTCAATTCCCCAGCAACACCTCCAAACCACCAAATTCAAGCACTGCCCACTACTTGTCCTCCCTGCCCACCTTGCCTTGTAAAGAATTCTCCAAAATTATCGCGTCGAGAGCTTGCAATCTGCACTAAATCATCACTGCTACTTGTGTTATGTTCTCAAGCACACCAACAATTTCAGCTGCCAAAGGCTAGAGCAGAAGAAGAAAATGCCTCAACCAATGAAACAAATGCTGCTGCCTTGCTTGAATCAGATAGTTCAGACAATGGTACTAATGTAGAAGAAACTCCTCCTACAATTGAATCAGATGATTCAGACATTCCAACAACTGTAgaagaaaatcaagaaagtcCTACTACAGCAGAATCAACAGATGCTACAACACAAGAAGCAGATAGTGTGAGCAATGTAGTGTCTGGTGATGGCTGCAGTGATAGGAAAATAAAGAAACGCGCATTTTTTGATGTATCGGTTAATGGAGAGCCTATTGGAAGAATCGTTATCGGACTTTATGATAACAATGCCCCAATAACTACTGGCAGATTTAGTAAAATTATTAGTGGTGCTGCTGGTATAAGTTACAGAAGGAAAGAGTTTGTTAAAATTCTGCCAAATTATGTACAACATGGAGGAATAAGATCGTATGGTGTAGATGCTGAACTGGCACAGAAAACAGGCAGCAGTTTGTCAAATGACAGGCTTATTGCTGAGCTAGAGAAGGCTAATCAGAGTTGTCCTGGAACCAAGAATGTGGCTAAAAGTGTCAGCATTATTGTCAGAGATCCACTGAAGCCACCTCCAAAAACTAAGCTGGTTGCACGAAATGGGAAGCTAGTGGTTGATGAAGAAGAGATCGGAAGGGATCCGAATGGGACTGAGTTTGTCATTTCCACCAAGGATTCACCCGAACTAGATGCGTCTGCTCTTGTGGTGGGAAGAGTATTGGAAGGCATGGAGGTTGTGGAAAAGATTGGACAAGTCAAGACAGTGCAAGAGAACACCACTTCTCCTTATTTCAG GACGGCAAAATTAATCGGAGATAAAAGAGCTGTTGTTGCAGAAAGAGGGTTTAATCGTCCATACTCCAAAGTGATTGTCACTAATTGTGGCTTGATGGAATGA
- the LOC141713098 gene encoding uncharacterized protein LOC141713098: protein MEKSPSSSSSSSSSSNSRLWRPAAQRNLRNQWAFLSSFLHKWASLSSSARSHATSLVNSSLSLRYLSSRDLGVLTHMPGITNKASFKFIQHQELHRTKLLASYNNMVAIVNQMVTTAASMKCFLKGVDNTSILQYSNSSVNTADGGDGGGIPAFTFWSISSFEKLAEELTDMFILELNLKRLLVMEFVSISNEEDVRANIELRWLDELYPGEFDDLSKCRLYSTEACAPLLPKLKGRELDKLKLQAEHQHKVNEDVLQVYLTTWLADVNIDKYRVDEIFTSVGEEMNVTLV, encoded by the exons ATGGAGAAAAGCCCAAGTAGTagttcatcatcatcatcatcatcaaattCAAGGCTATGGAGGCCAGCAGCTCAAAGAAATCTAAGAAACCAATGGGCCTTTTTATCTTCTTTTCTCCACAAATGGGCCTCTCTTTCTTCTTCTGCTCGTTCCCATGCCACTTCTCTTGTTAATTCTTCCCTTTCCTTGAG gtacttgagttccagagatttGGGTGTTTTGACTCATATGCCTGGGATTACAAACAAGGCTTCTTTTAAATTCATACAACACCAG GAGCTTCATAGGACTAAGCTCTTAGCTTCTTACAACAATATG GTTGCTATAGTGAATCAAATGGTCACTACTGCTGCTTCAATGAAATGTTTCCTTAAAGGGGTTGATAATACCTCAATTTTACAATATTCAAATTCTTCTGTTAATACTGCTGATGGCGGTGATGGTGGGGGAATCCCGGCCTTTACATTCTGGTCAATTTCTTCCTTTG AAAAACTAGCAGAGGAGCTCACAGATATGTTTATTCTGGAACTTAATTTAAAG CGGCTGCTTGTTATGGAGTTTGTGTCCATCAGTAATGAGGAGGATGTTCGAGCAAATATTGAATTGAGATGGCTGGACGAACTCTATCCAGGCGAGTTTGATGACTTGAGTAAATGTAGGTTGTACTCAACAGAAGCTTGTGCACCACTGCTTCCAAAGTTAAAGGGTAGAGAACTAGATAAACTAAAGCTGCAAGCGGAACACCAGCATAAAGTAAATGAAGATGTTTTACAG GTGTACTTAACAACTTGGCTTGCAGATGTGAATATTGATAAATACAG GGTAGATGAAATATTTACTTCAGTTGGGGAGGAAATGAATGTCACCCTTGTGTGA